A genomic stretch from Papio anubis isolate 15944 chromosome 18, Panubis1.0, whole genome shotgun sequence includes:
- the TNRC6A gene encoding trinucleotide repeat-containing gene 6A protein isoform X11 — translation MSQATEQKIKVPEQIKPSVSQPQPANSNNGTSTATSTNNNAKRATANNQQPQQQQQQPQQQQQPQQQQQQQPQQQPQPQQPQQQPQALPRYPREVPPRFRHQEHKQLLKRGQHFPVIAANLGSAVKVLNSQSESSALTNQQPQNNGEVQNSKNQSDINHSTSGSHYENSQRGLVSSTSDSSTNCKNAVVSDLSEKEAWPSVPGSDPELASECMDADSASSSESERNITIMASGNTGGEKDGLRNSTGLGSQNKFVVGSSSNNVGHGSSTGPWGFSHGAIISTCQVSVDAPESKSESSNNRMNAWGTVSSSSNGGLNPSTLNSASNHGAWPVLENNGLALKGPVGSGSSGINIQCSTIGQMPNNQSINSKVSGGSTHGTWGSLQETCESEVSGTQKVSFSGQPQNITTEMTGPNNTTNFMTSSLPNSGSVQNNELPSSNTGAWRVSTMNHPQMQAPSGMNGTSLSHLSNGESKSGGSYGTTWGAYGSNYSGDKCSGPNGQANGDTVNATLMQPGVNGPMGTNFQVNTNKGGGVWESGAANSQSASWGSGNGANSGGSRRGWGTPAQNTGTNLPSGEWNKLPSNQHSNDSANGNGKKFTNGWKSTEEEDQGSATSQTNEQSSVWAKTGGTVESDGSTESTGRLEEKGTGESQSRDRRKIDQHTLLQSIVNRTDLDPRVLSNSGWGQTPIKQNTAWDTETSPRGERKTDNGTEAWGSSATQTFNSGACIDKTSPNSNDTSSVSGWGDPKPALRWGDSKGSNCQGGWEDDSAATGMVKSNQWGNCKEEKAAWNDSQKNKQGWGDGQKSSQGWSVSASDNWGETSRSNHWGEANKKSSSGGSDSDRSVSGWNELGKTSSFTWGNNINPNNSSGWDESSKPTPSQGWGDPPKSNQSLGWGDSSKPVSSPDWNKQQDIVGSWGIPPATGKPPGTGWLGGPIPAPTKEEEPTGWEEPSPESIRRKMEIDDGTSAWGDPSKYNYKNVNMWNKNVPNGNSRSDQQAQVHQLLTPASAISNKEASSGSGWGEPWGEPSTPATTVDNGTSAWGKPIDSGPSWGEPIAAASSTSTWGSSSVGPQALSKSGPKSMQDGWCGDDMPLPGNRPTGWEEEEDVEIGMWNSNSSQELNSSLNWPPYTKKMSSKGLSGKKRRRERGMMKGGNKQEEAWINPFVKQFSNISFSRDSPEENVQSNKMDLSGGMLQDKRMEIDKHSLNIGDYNRTVGKGPGSRPQISKESSMERNPYFDKDGIVADESQNMQFMSSQSMKLPPSNSALPNQALGSIAGLGMQNLNSVRQNGNPSMFGVGNTAAQPRGMQQPPAQPLSSSQPNLRAQVPPPLLSPQVPVSLLKYAPNNGGLNPLFGPQQVAMLNQLSQLNQLSQISQLQRLLAQQQRAQSQRSVPSGNRPQQDQQGRPLSVQQQMMQQSRQLDPNLLVKQQTPPSQQQPLHQPAMKSFLDNVMPHTTPELQKGPSPINAFSNFPIGLNSNLNVNMDMNSIKEPQSRLRKWTTVDSISVNTSLDQNSSKHGAISSGFRLEESPFVPYDFMNSSTSPASPPGSIGDGWPRAKSPNGSSSVNWPPEFRPGEPWKGYPNIDPETDPYVTPGSVINNLSINTVREVDHLRDRNSGSSSSLNTTLPSTSAWSSIRASNYNVPLSSTAQSTSARNSDSKLTWSPGSVTNTSLAHELWKVPLPPKNITAPSRPPPGLTGQKPPLSTWDNSPLRVGGGWGNSDARYTPGSSWGESSSGRITNWLVLKNLTPQIDGSTLRTLCMQHGPLITFHLNLPHGNALVRYSSKEEVVKAQKSLHMCVLGNTTILAEFASEEEISRFFAQSQSLTPSPGWQSLGSSQSRLGSLDCSHSFSSRTDLNHWNGAGLSGTNCGDLHGTSLWGTPHYSTSLWGPPSSSDPRGISSPSPINAFLSVDHLGGGGESM, via the exons ATATAAACCACAGTACTTCAGGATCCCATTATGAAAATTCCCAGCGGGGACTTGTGTCTTCTACAAGCGATTCTAGCACAAACTGTAAGAATGCTGTTGTAAGTGACTTGTCGGAAAAAGAAGCATGGCCCTCAGTCCCTGGCAGTGATCCGGAGTTGGCTTCAGAATGTATGGATGCTGATTCTGCCTCCAGTTCTGAGTCGGAAAGAAACATCACTATCATGGCTTCAGGGAACACAGGTGGTGAAAAAGATGGCCTTCGGAATAGCACTGGACTTGGTTCCCAAAACAAGTTTGTAGTTGGTAGCAGCAGCAATAATGTGGGCCATGGAAGTAGTACTGGGCCATGGGGTTTTTCCCATGGAGCCATAATAAGCACATGTCAGGTCTCTGTGGATGCTCCTGAAAGCAAATCTGAAAGTAGCAACAATAGAATGAATGCTTGGGGCACTGTAAGTTCTTCATCAAATGGAGGGTTAAATCCAAGCACTTTGAATTCAGCTAGCAACCATGGTGCCTGGCCAGTATTAGAGAACAATGGACTTGCCCTAAAAGGGCCTGTAGGGAGTGGTAGTTCTGGCATCAATATTCAGTGCAGTACTATAGGCCAGATGCCTAACAATCAGAGTATTAACTCTAAAGTGAGTGGTGGTTCTACCCATGGTACCTGGGGAAGCCTTCAGGAAACTTGTGAATCTGAAGTAAGTGGTACACAGAAGGTTTCATTCAGTGGTCAACCTCAGAATATTACCACTGAAATGACTGGACCAAATAACACTACTAACTTTATGACCTCTAGTTTACCAAACTCCGGTTCAGTGCAGAATAATGAGCTGCCTAGTAGTAATACAGGGGCCTGGCGTGTGAGCACAATGAATCATCCTCAGATGCAGGCTCCATCAGGTATGAATGGCACTTCCCTTTCTCACCTTAGCAATGGAGAGTCAAAAAGTGGAGGCTCTTATGGTACTACATGGGGTGCCTATGGTTCTAATTACTCTGGAGACAAATGTTCAGGCCCTAATGGCCAAGCTAATGGTGACACTGTGAATGCAACTCTAATGCAGCCTGGCGTAAATGGGCCTATGGGCACTAACTTTCAAGTTAACACAAACAAAGGAGGTGGTGTGTGGGAATCTGGTGCAGCAAATTCCCAGAGTGCATCATGGGGAAGTGGAAATGGCGCGAATTCTGGAGGAAGTCGAAGAGGATGGGGAACCCCTGCACAAAACACTGGCACTAATTTACCCAGCGGTGAGTGGAACAAACTGCCTAGCAATCAGCATTCCAATGACAGTGCAAATGGCAATGGTAAGAAGTTTACAAATGGATGGAAATCTACTGAGGAAGAGGATCAGGGTTCTGCCACATCTCAGACAAATGAGCAAAGCAGTGTGTGGGCCAAAACAGGAGGTACAGTGGAGAGCGATGGTAGTACAGAAAGCACTGGACGCCTTGAGGAAAAAGGAACTGGAGAAAGTCAGAgtagagacagaagaaaaattgaTCAGCACACATTACTCCAAAGCATTGTAAACAGAACTGACTTAGATCCACGTGTCCTGTCCAACTCTGGTTGGGGACAGACTCCTATTAAGCAGAATACTGCCTGGGATACAGAAACATCACCTAGAGGGGAACGAAAGACTGACAATGGGACAGAGGCCTGGGGAAGCTCTGCAACACAGACTTTTAACTCAGGGGCATGTATAGATAAGACTAGCCCTAATAGTAATGATACCTCATCTGTATCAGGGTGGGGCGATCCCAAACCTGCTCTGAGGTGGGGAGATTCCAAAGGCTCAAACTGCCAGGGGGGGTGGGAAGATGATTCTGCTGCTACAGGAATGGTCAAGAGCAATCAGTGGGGGAATTGCAAAGAGGAGAAGGCTGCATGGAATGACTCACAAAAGAACAAACAGGGATGGGGTGATGGACAGAAATCAAGCCAAGGGTGGTCTGTTTCTGCCAGTGATAACTGGGGAGAAACTTCAAGGAGTAACCATTGGGGTGAGGCCAATAAGAAATCCAGCTCAGGAGGTAGTGACAGCGACAGGTCCGTTTCCGGTTGGAACGAACTTGGTAAAACTAGTTCTTTTACTTGGGGAAACAACATAAATCCAAATAATTCATCAGGATGGGATGAATCTTCTAAACCTACTCCTTCCCAGGGATGGGGAGACCCTCCAAAGTCTAATCAGTCTCTAGGTTGGGGAGATTCGTCAAAGCCAGTCAGTTCTCCAGACTGGAACAAGCAACAAGATATTGTTGGATCTTGGGGAATCCCACCAGCTACAGGCAAACCTCCTGGTACAGGCTGGCTGGGGGGACCTATACCAGCCCcaacaaaagaagaagaaccCACAGGCTGGGAGGAACCATCCCCAGAATCTATACGTCGCAAAATGGAGATTGATGATGGAACTTCAGCTTGGGGAGATCCAAGCAAATACAACTACAAAAATGTGAACATGTGGAACAAAAACGTCCCAAATGGCAACAGCCGTTCAGACCAGCAAGCACAGGTACATCAGCTGCTAACGCCTGCAAGTGCCATCTCAAACAAAGAGGCAAGCAGTGGCTCTG GCTGGGGTGAGCCCTGGGGGGAGCCTTCTACTCCAGCCACAACTGTGGATAATGGTACTTCAGCATGGGGTAAGCCCATAGACAGTGGTCCCAGCTGGGGGGAACCCATTGCTGCGGCATCCAGCACATCCACGTGGGGCTCCAGCTCTGTTGGTCCACAAGCATTAAGCAAATCTG GGCCAAAATCTATGCAAGATGGCTGGTGTGGTGATGATATGCCATTGCCTGGAAATCGCCCCACTggctgggaagaggaagaggatgtAGAGATTGGAATGTGGAATAGTAATTCGTCTCAAGAGCTTAACTCATCTTTAAATTGGCCAccatatacaaagaaaatgtcaTCGAAG GGTCTGAGTGGcaaaaaaaggagaagggaaagg ggAATGATGAAAGGTGGAAACAAACAAGAAGAGGCGTGGATAAATCCATTTGTTAAACAGTTTTCAAATATCAGTTTTTCG agagACTCACCAGAGGAAAATGTACAAAGCAATAAAATGGACCTTTCTGGAG GAATGTTACAAGACAAACGAATGGAGATAGATAAACATAGCCTAAATATTGGTGATTACAATCGAACGGTCGGGAAAGGCCCTGGTTCTCGGCCTCAGATTTCCAAAGAGTCTTCCATGGAGCGCAATCCTTATTTTGATAAG GATGGCATTGTAGCAGATGAATCCCAAAACATGCAGTTTATGTCCAGTCAAAGCATGAAGCTTCCCCCTTCAAATAGTGCACTACCTAACCAGGCCCTTGGCTCCATAGCAGGGCTGGGTATGCAAAACTTGAATTCTGTTAGACAG aatggCAATCCCAGTATGTTTGGTGTTGGAAACACAGCAGCACAACCCCGGGGCATGCAGCAGCCTCCAGCACAACCTCTTAGTTCATCTCAGCCTAATCTCCGTGCTCAAGTGCCTCCTCCATTACTCTCCCCTCAG GTTCCAGTTTCATTGCTGAAGTATGCACCAAACAACGGTGGCCTGAATCCACTCTTTGGCCCTCAACAGGTAGCCATGCTGAACCAGCTATCCCAGCTAAACCAGCTTTCTCAGATCTCCCAATTACAG CGATTGTTAGCGCAGCAGCAAAGGGCGCAGAGTCAGAGAAGCGTGCCTTCTGGGAACCGGCCGCAGCAAGACCAGCAG gGTCGACCTCTTAGCGTGCAGCAGCAAATGATGCAACAATCTCGTCAACTTGATCCAAACCTGTTGGTGAAGCAGCAGACTCCACCATCTCAGCAGCAGCCACTCCATCAGCCAGCCATGAAGTCTTTCCTTGACAATGTCATGCCCCACACTACACCTGAGCTGCAAAAAGGGCCATCACCAATAAATGCTTTCAGCAACTTCCCTATAG gctTGAACTCAAACTTGAATGTAAATATGGATATGAACAGTATTAAAGAGCCACAGTCAAGACTAAGGAAATGGACGACAGTGGACAGCATTTCTGTGAACACATCTTTGGATCAAAACTCCAGCAAACATG GTGCTATTTCAAGTGGTTTCAGGCTGGAAGAGTCTCCATTTGTTCCCTATGACTTTATGAACAGCAGTACTTCACCAGCCAGTCCTCCAGGTTCAATAGGAGATGGCTGGCCACGTGCCAAATCGCCTAACGGCTCTAGCAGTGTTAATTGGCCACCAG AATTTCGTCCTGGTGAGCCATGGAAAGGTTATCCAAACATTGACCCTGAAACTGACCCTTACGTCACTCCTGGCAGTGTCATAAACAATCTTTCAATTAATACTGTGCGGGAAGTTGACCACCTCAGGGACAGGAACAGTG GGTCATCCTCATCCTTGAACACCACGCTGCCTTCAACTAGTGCCTGGTCATCCATTCGTGCCTCCAACTACAACGTTCCCCTCAGCAGTACAGCACAAAGCACTTCAG CCAGAAATAGTGATTCCAAATTGACATGGTCTCCTGGTTCAGTTACAAACACCTCTCTGGCTCATGAGCTGTGGAAGGTCCCTTTGCCACCTAAAAACATCACTGCTCCGTCCCGTCCACCTCCGGGACTGACTGGTCAGAAGCCACCCTTGTCTACGTGGGATAATTCTCCCCTTCGTGTAGGTGGAGGATGGGGAAATTCTGACGCCAGATATACCCCAG GTTCCAGCTGGGGTGAGAGCAGCTCAGGGAGAATAACAAATTGGCTTGTTCTAAAAAACCTTACACCTCAG ATCGATGGCTCAACTCTGCGCACTCTGTGCATGCAGCACGGCCCACTGATCACATTCCACCTGAACCTCCCTCACGGAAATGCTCTGGTCCGCTACAGTTCAAAAGAAGAGGTAGTGAAGGCACAAAAGTCTCTGCACAT GTGTGTACTGGGGAACACTACTATTCTTGCTGAGTTTGCCAGTGAAGAGGAGATCAGTCGTTTCTTTGCACAAAGCCAGTCTCTGACCCCTTCTCCCGGCTGGCAGTCTCTCGGGTCCAGCCAGAGCCGGCTGGGCTCCCTCGACTGTTCCCACTCATTCTCCAGCCGGACCGATCTCAATCACTGGAATGGTGCTGGGCTGTCGGGAACTAACTGTGGAGACCTTCACGGCACTTCACTCTGGGGGACCCCGCATTATTCCACAAGCCTGTGGGGTCCTCCAAGCAGCAGCGACCCCCGAGGAATTAGCAGCCCATCTCCCATTAACGCTTTTCTTTCTGTTGACCacctgggtgggggtggagagtcCATGTAA
- the TNRC6A gene encoding trinucleotide repeat-containing gene 6A protein isoform X8: protein MAYFGGTLYWLMFSTPFLLLGLVPEQIKPSVSQPQPANSNNGTSTATSTNNNAKRATANNQQPQQQQQQPQQQQQPQQQQQQQPQQQPQPQQPQQQPQALPRYPREVPPRFRHQEHKQLLKRGQHFPVIAANLGSAVKVLNSQSESSALTNQQPQNNGEVQNSKNQSDINHSTSGSHYENSQRGLVSSTSDSSTNCKNAVVSDLSEKEAWPSVPGSDPELASECMDADSASSSESERNITIMASGNTGGEKDGLRNSTGLGSQNKFVVGSSSNNVGHGSSTGPWGFSHGAIISTCQVSVDAPESKSESSNNRMNAWGTVSSSSNGGLNPSTLNSASNHGAWPVLENNGLALKGPVGSGSSGINIQCSTIGQMPNNQSINSKVSGGSTHGTWGSLQETCESEVSGTQKVSFSGQPQNITTEMTGPNNTTNFMTSSLPNSGSVQNNELPSSNTGAWRVSTMNHPQMQAPSGMNGTSLSHLSNGESKSGGSYGTTWGAYGSNYSGDKCSGPNGQANGDTVNATLMQPGVNGPMGTNFQVNTNKGGGVWESGAANSQSASWGSGNGANSGGSRRGWGTPAQNTGTNLPSGEWNKLPSNQHSNDSANGNGKKFTNGWKSTEEEDQGSATSQTNEQSSVWAKTGGTVESDGSTESTGRLEEKGTGESQSRDRRKIDQHTLLQSIVNRTDLDPRVLSNSGWGQTPIKQNTAWDTETSPRGERKTDNGTEAWGSSATQTFNSGACIDKTSPNSNDTSSVSGWGDPKPALRWGDSKGSNCQGGWEDDSAATGMVKSNQWGNCKEEKAAWNDSQKNKQGWGDGQKSSQGWSVSASDNWGETSRSNHWGEANKKSSSGGSDSDRSVSGWNELGKTSSFTWGNNINPNNSSGWDESSKPTPSQGWGDPPKSNQSLGWGDSSKPVSSPDWNKQQDIVGSWGIPPATGKPPGTGWLGGPIPAPTKEEEPTGWEEPSPESIRRKMEIDDGTSAWGDPSKYNYKNVNMWNKNVPNGNSRSDQQAQVHQLLTPASAISNKEASSGSGWGEPWGEPSTPATTVDNGTSAWGKPIDSGPSWGEPIAAASSTSTWGSSSVGPQALSKSGPKSMQDGWCGDDMPLPGNRPTGWEEEEDVEIGMWNSNSSQELNSSLNWPPYTKKMSSKGLSGKKRRRERGMMKGGNKQEEAWINPFVKQFSNISFSRDSPEENVQSNKMDLSGGMLQDKRMEIDKHSLNIGDYNRTVGKGPGSRPQISKESSMERNPYFDKDGIVADESQNMQFMSSQSMKLPPSNSALPNQALGSIAGLGMQNLNSVRQNGNPSMFGVGNTAAQPRGMQQPPAQPLSSSQPNLRAQVPPPLLSPQVPVSLLKYAPNNGGLNPLFGPQQVAMLNQLSQLNQLSQISQLQRLLAQQQRAQSQRSVPSGNRPQQDQQGRPLSVQQQMMQQSRQLDPNLLVKQQTPPSQQQPLHQPAMKSFLDNVMPHTTPELQKGPSPINAFSNFPIGLNSNLNVNMDMNSIKEPQSRLRKWTTVDSISVNTSLDQNSSKHGAISSGFRLEESPFVPYDFMNSSTSPASPPGSIGDGWPRAKSPNGSSSVNWPPEFRPGEPWKGYPNIDPETDPYVTPGSVINNLSINTVREVDHLRDRNSGSSSSLNTTLPSTSAWSSIRASNYNVPLSSTAQSTSARNSDSKLTWSPGSVTNTSLAHELWKVPLPPKNITAPSRPPPGLTGQKPPLSTWDNSPLRVGGGWGNSDARYTPGSSWGESSSGRITNWLVLKNLTPQIDGSTLRTLCMQHGPLITFHLNLPHGNALVRYSSKEEVVKAQKSLHMCVLGNTTILAEFASEEEISRFFAQSQSLTPSPGWQSLGSSQSRLGSLDCSHSFSSRTDLNHWNGAGLSGTNCGDLHGTSLWGTPHYSTSLWGPPSSSDPRGISSPSPINAFLSVDHLGGGGESM from the exons ATATAAACCACAGTACTTCAGGATCCCATTATGAAAATTCCCAGCGGGGACTTGTGTCTTCTACAAGCGATTCTAGCACAAACTGTAAGAATGCTGTTGTAAGTGACTTGTCGGAAAAAGAAGCATGGCCCTCAGTCCCTGGCAGTGATCCGGAGTTGGCTTCAGAATGTATGGATGCTGATTCTGCCTCCAGTTCTGAGTCGGAAAGAAACATCACTATCATGGCTTCAGGGAACACAGGTGGTGAAAAAGATGGCCTTCGGAATAGCACTGGACTTGGTTCCCAAAACAAGTTTGTAGTTGGTAGCAGCAGCAATAATGTGGGCCATGGAAGTAGTACTGGGCCATGGGGTTTTTCCCATGGAGCCATAATAAGCACATGTCAGGTCTCTGTGGATGCTCCTGAAAGCAAATCTGAAAGTAGCAACAATAGAATGAATGCTTGGGGCACTGTAAGTTCTTCATCAAATGGAGGGTTAAATCCAAGCACTTTGAATTCAGCTAGCAACCATGGTGCCTGGCCAGTATTAGAGAACAATGGACTTGCCCTAAAAGGGCCTGTAGGGAGTGGTAGTTCTGGCATCAATATTCAGTGCAGTACTATAGGCCAGATGCCTAACAATCAGAGTATTAACTCTAAAGTGAGTGGTGGTTCTACCCATGGTACCTGGGGAAGCCTTCAGGAAACTTGTGAATCTGAAGTAAGTGGTACACAGAAGGTTTCATTCAGTGGTCAACCTCAGAATATTACCACTGAAATGACTGGACCAAATAACACTACTAACTTTATGACCTCTAGTTTACCAAACTCCGGTTCAGTGCAGAATAATGAGCTGCCTAGTAGTAATACAGGGGCCTGGCGTGTGAGCACAATGAATCATCCTCAGATGCAGGCTCCATCAGGTATGAATGGCACTTCCCTTTCTCACCTTAGCAATGGAGAGTCAAAAAGTGGAGGCTCTTATGGTACTACATGGGGTGCCTATGGTTCTAATTACTCTGGAGACAAATGTTCAGGCCCTAATGGCCAAGCTAATGGTGACACTGTGAATGCAACTCTAATGCAGCCTGGCGTAAATGGGCCTATGGGCACTAACTTTCAAGTTAACACAAACAAAGGAGGTGGTGTGTGGGAATCTGGTGCAGCAAATTCCCAGAGTGCATCATGGGGAAGTGGAAATGGCGCGAATTCTGGAGGAAGTCGAAGAGGATGGGGAACCCCTGCACAAAACACTGGCACTAATTTACCCAGCGGTGAGTGGAACAAACTGCCTAGCAATCAGCATTCCAATGACAGTGCAAATGGCAATGGTAAGAAGTTTACAAATGGATGGAAATCTACTGAGGAAGAGGATCAGGGTTCTGCCACATCTCAGACAAATGAGCAAAGCAGTGTGTGGGCCAAAACAGGAGGTACAGTGGAGAGCGATGGTAGTACAGAAAGCACTGGACGCCTTGAGGAAAAAGGAACTGGAGAAAGTCAGAgtagagacagaagaaaaattgaTCAGCACACATTACTCCAAAGCATTGTAAACAGAACTGACTTAGATCCACGTGTCCTGTCCAACTCTGGTTGGGGACAGACTCCTATTAAGCAGAATACTGCCTGGGATACAGAAACATCACCTAGAGGGGAACGAAAGACTGACAATGGGACAGAGGCCTGGGGAAGCTCTGCAACACAGACTTTTAACTCAGGGGCATGTATAGATAAGACTAGCCCTAATAGTAATGATACCTCATCTGTATCAGGGTGGGGCGATCCCAAACCTGCTCTGAGGTGGGGAGATTCCAAAGGCTCAAACTGCCAGGGGGGGTGGGAAGATGATTCTGCTGCTACAGGAATGGTCAAGAGCAATCAGTGGGGGAATTGCAAAGAGGAGAAGGCTGCATGGAATGACTCACAAAAGAACAAACAGGGATGGGGTGATGGACAGAAATCAAGCCAAGGGTGGTCTGTTTCTGCCAGTGATAACTGGGGAGAAACTTCAAGGAGTAACCATTGGGGTGAGGCCAATAAGAAATCCAGCTCAGGAGGTAGTGACAGCGACAGGTCCGTTTCCGGTTGGAACGAACTTGGTAAAACTAGTTCTTTTACTTGGGGAAACAACATAAATCCAAATAATTCATCAGGATGGGATGAATCTTCTAAACCTACTCCTTCCCAGGGATGGGGAGACCCTCCAAAGTCTAATCAGTCTCTAGGTTGGGGAGATTCGTCAAAGCCAGTCAGTTCTCCAGACTGGAACAAGCAACAAGATATTGTTGGATCTTGGGGAATCCCACCAGCTACAGGCAAACCTCCTGGTACAGGCTGGCTGGGGGGACCTATACCAGCCCcaacaaaagaagaagaaccCACAGGCTGGGAGGAACCATCCCCAGAATCTATACGTCGCAAAATGGAGATTGATGATGGAACTTCAGCTTGGGGAGATCCAAGCAAATACAACTACAAAAATGTGAACATGTGGAACAAAAACGTCCCAAATGGCAACAGCCGTTCAGACCAGCAAGCACAGGTACATCAGCTGCTAACGCCTGCAAGTGCCATCTCAAACAAAGAGGCAAGCAGTGGCTCTG GCTGGGGTGAGCCCTGGGGGGAGCCTTCTACTCCAGCCACAACTGTGGATAATGGTACTTCAGCATGGGGTAAGCCCATAGACAGTGGTCCCAGCTGGGGGGAACCCATTGCTGCGGCATCCAGCACATCCACGTGGGGCTCCAGCTCTGTTGGTCCACAAGCATTAAGCAAATCTG GGCCAAAATCTATGCAAGATGGCTGGTGTGGTGATGATATGCCATTGCCTGGAAATCGCCCCACTggctgggaagaggaagaggatgtAGAGATTGGAATGTGGAATAGTAATTCGTCTCAAGAGCTTAACTCATCTTTAAATTGGCCAccatatacaaagaaaatgtcaTCGAAG GGTCTGAGTGGcaaaaaaaggagaagggaaagg ggAATGATGAAAGGTGGAAACAAACAAGAAGAGGCGTGGATAAATCCATTTGTTAAACAGTTTTCAAATATCAGTTTTTCG agagACTCACCAGAGGAAAATGTACAAAGCAATAAAATGGACCTTTCTGGAG GAATGTTACAAGACAAACGAATGGAGATAGATAAACATAGCCTAAATATTGGTGATTACAATCGAACGGTCGGGAAAGGCCCTGGTTCTCGGCCTCAGATTTCCAAAGAGTCTTCCATGGAGCGCAATCCTTATTTTGATAAG GATGGCATTGTAGCAGATGAATCCCAAAACATGCAGTTTATGTCCAGTCAAAGCATGAAGCTTCCCCCTTCAAATAGTGCACTACCTAACCAGGCCCTTGGCTCCATAGCAGGGCTGGGTATGCAAAACTTGAATTCTGTTAGACAG aatggCAATCCCAGTATGTTTGGTGTTGGAAACACAGCAGCACAACCCCGGGGCATGCAGCAGCCTCCAGCACAACCTCTTAGTTCATCTCAGCCTAATCTCCGTGCTCAAGTGCCTCCTCCATTACTCTCCCCTCAG GTTCCAGTTTCATTGCTGAAGTATGCACCAAACAACGGTGGCCTGAATCCACTCTTTGGCCCTCAACAGGTAGCCATGCTGAACCAGCTATCCCAGCTAAACCAGCTTTCTCAGATCTCCCAATTACAG CGATTGTTAGCGCAGCAGCAAAGGGCGCAGAGTCAGAGAAGCGTGCCTTCTGGGAACCGGCCGCAGCAAGACCAGCAG gGTCGACCTCTTAGCGTGCAGCAGCAAATGATGCAACAATCTCGTCAACTTGATCCAAACCTGTTGGTGAAGCAGCAGACTCCACCATCTCAGCAGCAGCCACTCCATCAGCCAGCCATGAAGTCTTTCCTTGACAATGTCATGCCCCACACTACACCTGAGCTGCAAAAAGGGCCATCACCAATAAATGCTTTCAGCAACTTCCCTATAG gctTGAACTCAAACTTGAATGTAAATATGGATATGAACAGTATTAAAGAGCCACAGTCAAGACTAAGGAAATGGACGACAGTGGACAGCATTTCTGTGAACACATCTTTGGATCAAAACTCCAGCAAACATG GTGCTATTTCAAGTGGTTTCAGGCTGGAAGAGTCTCCATTTGTTCCCTATGACTTTATGAACAGCAGTACTTCACCAGCCAGTCCTCCAGGTTCAATAGGAGATGGCTGGCCACGTGCCAAATCGCCTAACGGCTCTAGCAGTGTTAATTGGCCACCAG AATTTCGTCCTGGTGAGCCATGGAAAGGTTATCCAAACATTGACCCTGAAACTGACCCTTACGTCACTCCTGGCAGTGTCATAAACAATCTTTCAATTAATACTGTGCGGGAAGTTGACCACCTCAGGGACAGGAACAGTG GGTCATCCTCATCCTTGAACACCACGCTGCCTTCAACTAGTGCCTGGTCATCCATTCGTGCCTCCAACTACAACGTTCCCCTCAGCAGTACAGCACAAAGCACTTCAG CCAGAAATAGTGATTCCAAATTGACATGGTCTCCTGGTTCAGTTACAAACACCTCTCTGGCTCATGAGCTGTGGAAGGTCCCTTTGCCACCTAAAAACATCACTGCTCCGTCCCGTCCACCTCCGGGACTGACTGGTCAGAAGCCACCCTTGTCTACGTGGGATAATTCTCCCCTTCGTGTAGGTGGAGGATGGGGAAATTCTGACGCCAGATATACCCCAG GTTCCAGCTGGGGTGAGAGCAGCTCAGGGAGAATAACAAATTGGCTTGTTCTAAAAAACCTTACACCTCAG ATCGATGGCTCAACTCTGCGCACTCTGTGCATGCAGCACGGCCCACTGATCACATTCCACCTGAACCTCCCTCACGGAAATGCTCTGGTCCGCTACAGTTCAAAAGAAGAGGTAGTGAAGGCACAAAAGTCTCTGCACAT GTGTGTACTGGGGAACACTACTATTCTTGCTGAGTTTGCCAGTGAAGAGGAGATCAGTCGTTTCTTTGCACAAAGCCAGTCTCTGACCCCTTCTCCCGGCTGGCAGTCTCTCGGGTCCAGCCAGAGCCGGCTGGGCTCCCTCGACTGTTCCCACTCATTCTCCAGCCGGACCGATCTCAATCACTGGAATGGTGCTGGGCTGTCGGGAACTAACTGTGGAGACCTTCACGGCACTTCACTCTGGGGGACCCCGCATTATTCCACAAGCCTGTGGGGTCCTCCAAGCAGCAGCGACCCCCGAGGAATTAGCAGCCCATCTCCCATTAACGCTTTTCTTTCTGTTGACCacctgggtgggggtggagagtcCATGTAA